Proteins from a single region of Leuconostoc gasicomitatum LMG 18811:
- a CDS encoding DUF1146 family protein yields the protein MSPIFMLSINILAVYFVFWLIRPINFAKFMPYTPTQAMFLKIVMAIVVGYLLASFFISLTNWILAMPSAVFGK from the coding sequence ATGAGTCCAATATTTATGTTGAGTATTAACATACTTGCTGTCTATTTTGTTTTTTGGTTAATAAGACCAATAAATTTTGCAAAATTTATGCCATATACGCCCACGCAAGCGATGTTTTTGAAGATTGTTATGGCAATTGTGGTTGGTTATTTGTTAGCAAGTTTTTTTATCTCCCTGACTAACTGGATACTAGCAATGCCAAGCGCAGTGTTTGGAAAGTAG
- a CDS encoding D-alanine--D-alanine ligase family protein — MTKKHVALLFGGNSSEHDVSKRSAQNFYDAIKATGKYEITVFAIAQNGYFLDPESSNRVLALEDEQPIVDAYMAKIDTTDPLARISALSEGGDFDIFFPVVHGNLGEDGTLQGLFKLLNKPYVGAPLRGHAVSFDKAMTKELLTVNGIRNTKYVVLDPKTAKEWTWEKVVAALGDIVFVKAANQGSSVGISRAKNAVEFEAALSDSFQYDYKVLVEQAVKGSRELEVGVIGNEEPIVSEIGAHTLPNQGSGDAWYDYNNKFVDNSDVLFEIPAKLPESVTNEVKDMAIQAYKVLNLRGEARMDFLLDENNVPYLGEPNTLPGFTNMSLFKRLWDYSDIDNVKLVDMLITYGFAEFEKNAQLSYQFVTLGEEKIGKFN, encoded by the coding sequence ATGACTAAAAAACATGTTGCTTTATTATTTGGTGGTAATTCATCAGAACACGATGTATCAAAACGTTCGGCTCAAAATTTTTATGATGCAATTAAAGCAACCGGGAAATACGAAATAACGGTTTTTGCAATTGCACAAAATGGCTACTTTTTAGATCCAGAAAGTTCAAACCGTGTGCTAGCATTAGAAGATGAACAACCAATTGTTGATGCCTACATGGCAAAAATTGATACGACTGATCCATTGGCTCGCATTAGTGCATTAAGCGAAGGTGGCGATTTCGATATATTTTTCCCAGTTGTACATGGTAATTTGGGTGAGGATGGTACACTACAAGGATTGTTTAAATTATTGAACAAACCTTATGTTGGTGCACCATTACGCGGTCATGCAGTGAGTTTTGATAAGGCGATGACCAAAGAGTTATTGACAGTCAATGGTATTCGTAATACAAAATATGTAGTTCTCGATCCTAAGACTGCTAAAGAATGGACGTGGGAAAAAGTTGTCGCAGCACTCGGTGATATTGTTTTTGTCAAAGCAGCTAACCAAGGTTCCTCTGTTGGTATTTCTCGTGCTAAAAATGCAGTTGAATTTGAAGCAGCTCTGTCAGATTCATTTCAATATGACTATAAAGTTTTAGTTGAACAAGCTGTCAAAGGATCACGAGAACTGGAAGTTGGTGTGATTGGTAACGAAGAGCCAATTGTATCGGAAATTGGGGCGCATACATTACCAAATCAAGGTTCTGGTGATGCATGGTATGATTACAATAATAAGTTTGTCGATAATTCAGATGTGCTTTTTGAAATTCCTGCGAAGTTACCAGAATCTGTAACAAATGAAGTAAAAGATATGGCTATACAAGCTTATAAAGTTCTGAATTTACGAGGTGAGGCAAGGATGGATTTCTTGTTAGATGAGAACAATGTACCATATCTAGGGGAACCAAATACATTGCCTGGTTTTACAAATATGTCGTTGTTTAAACGACTGTGGGATTATTCAGATATTGATAATGTAAAGCTTGTAGATATGTTAATAACATATGGTTTTGCAGAATTTGAAAAAAATGCGCAATTAAGTTATCAATTTGTTACTTTGGGTGAAGAAAAGATAGGGAAGTTTAATTAA
- a CDS encoding helix-turn-helix domain-containing protein encodes MVKNSRKDSFDGKAIRTARKKMRLSQVELAEGITTQATISLVENQNRVPNADVLLAILDRLNLEISEFVSGDFLTQKAKELLGKVVLQMKHDALAEFSEFEKALSQNSPTIQAYYILKATDECYNKKDFAKVIYYANLAVDKKTPSLGDFYSFYAYRQMGTNYYLQGDIETAKEKFSLAYELEPNLLTANELEFHGALQGRQYYAEFLIEQNELDKAAQILEEGLLALRKRVDLFWVPDLSEMLANVEKKRGNDLSAKRYLHDARMAAFLSNRKTTEERLSALDTVAF; translated from the coding sequence ATGGTAAAAAATAGTAGAAAAGACAGTTTTGATGGTAAAGCCATCCGTACTGCACGTAAAAAAATGCGTTTGTCGCAAGTTGAATTAGCAGAAGGTATCACAACACAAGCCACAATTTCTTTAGTTGAAAACCAAAATCGTGTGCCTAATGCTGATGTATTATTGGCTATATTAGACCGCTTGAATTTGGAAATTTCAGAATTTGTATCCGGTGATTTTTTAACGCAAAAAGCTAAAGAATTATTGGGAAAAGTTGTATTGCAAATGAAGCATGATGCTTTAGCTGAGTTCTCAGAATTTGAAAAAGCCTTGAGCCAAAATTCACCTACAATTCAAGCTTATTATATTTTAAAAGCGACTGATGAATGCTACAATAAAAAGGATTTTGCGAAAGTAATTTATTACGCTAACTTAGCAGTAGATAAAAAAACACCATCTTTGGGAGATTTTTATTCGTTTTATGCTTATCGTCAAATGGGAACAAACTATTACTTACAAGGTGATATTGAAACTGCTAAGGAAAAGTTTAGCCTGGCCTATGAACTGGAGCCTAATTTATTGACGGCAAACGAATTAGAATTTCACGGGGCACTGCAAGGCCGTCAGTACTATGCCGAGTTTTTGATTGAGCAAAATGAATTAGATAAGGCAGCGCAAATACTAGAAGAAGGTTTATTAGCATTGCGCAAACGTGTTGATCTGTTCTGGGTTCCGGATTTGAGTGAGATGTTGGCTAATGTCGAGAAAAAGCGAGGTAACGATCTTTCTGCTAAACGTTACTTACACGATGCTAGAATGGCAGCTTTCTTATCAAATCGTAAAACAACAGAGGAACGTTTGTCAGCGTTAGATACTGTTGCGTTTTAA
- the trpS gene encoding tryptophan--tRNA ligase, with translation MSKEIYLTGDRPTGKLHIGHYIGSLKNRVQMQNSGQFDPFVMIADTQAFTDNARNPEKIHQALTEVALDYLAVGIDPKKTTIFVQSQIKGLFELTEYFMNLVSVARLQRNPTVKSEISQKGFGEGIPAGFLTYPVSQAADIAIFRATKVPVGDDQEPMLEQTRELVRSFNHAYHSDVLVEPVGVFPPKGQGRLPGIDGNAKMSKSLGNGIYISDDTDTMAKKVKAMYTDPLHINISDPGHVEGNIVFTYLDIFDTDKQHVQDLKDQYTAGGLGDMKLKKYLIEVMEAEMAPIRVRRQEYAQDIPAVLRMLQEGSNRANVIAEETMKDVRHAMGIDYFG, from the coding sequence ATGTCTAAAGAAATTTATTTAACAGGTGACCGCCCAACAGGTAAGTTACATATTGGTCATTATATTGGATCATTAAAAAATCGTGTACAAATGCAAAATTCAGGTCAATTCGATCCATTTGTGATGATTGCGGATACGCAGGCTTTTACAGATAATGCGCGAAACCCAGAAAAAATTCATCAAGCGTTAACCGAAGTTGCTTTAGATTATTTGGCTGTTGGCATCGATCCGAAAAAAACAACCATATTTGTTCAATCGCAAATTAAAGGTTTGTTTGAATTGACAGAGTATTTTATGAATTTAGTTTCTGTTGCTAGATTACAGCGGAATCCAACGGTAAAATCTGAAATTTCACAAAAAGGGTTTGGGGAAGGCATTCCAGCAGGATTTTTAACTTATCCTGTGTCACAGGCAGCTGACATTGCTATTTTCCGTGCAACTAAAGTGCCGGTTGGAGATGATCAAGAACCAATGCTGGAACAGACACGTGAGTTAGTACGTTCGTTTAATCATGCGTACCATTCTGATGTTTTGGTTGAACCTGTTGGTGTGTTTCCACCTAAAGGTCAGGGACGTTTACCAGGTATTGACGGCAATGCAAAAATGTCTAAATCATTAGGAAATGGTATTTATATTTCAGATGATACGGATACAATGGCAAAAAAAGTGAAAGCTATGTATACAGATCCACTGCATATTAACATTTCCGATCCAGGGCATGTTGAAGGTAATATTGTTTTTACTTATTTAGACATCTTTGACACTGATAAGCAACATGTGCAGGATTTAAAAGATCAGTACACAGCTGGCGGTTTAGGGGACATGAAACTTAAAAAGTATCTCATTGAAGTTATGGAAGCTGAAATGGCACCAATTAGAGTTCGTCGTCAAGAGTATGCGCAAGATATACCTGCTGTTTTGCGTATGTTACAAGAGGGTTCTAACCGTGCTAATGTTATTGCAGAAGAAACGATGAAAGATGTTCGCCATGCAATGGGGATAGACTATTTTGGATAG
- a CDS encoding amino acid permease, producing MSEQQDGMKRNLKTRHVSMIALGGSIGTGLFVASGATVAQAGPFGAIVAYLAIGVMVYFLMTSLGEMATYAPTSGSFSDYAGKYVDPALGFAMGWNYWFNWAITLAVDIVAVGLVSKFWFPDVPGWIFSAVALVFIFLINLFSVGAFGEAEFWLSMIKVITIIAFLIVGLATIFGVIHSDVNVMKNLSVGNHGFVGGPQAILSVFVVAGFSFQGTELIGITAGEAENPDKSVPKAINQVFWRILLFYILAIFVISALVYYRDPRLLSSSTENIAVSPFTIVFKNAGIAFAASLMNAVILTSIVSSANSGSYASTRMLYAMARKGEAPKIFAKLSKRGVPVAALILTTIIGLLAFISNTKGGSVAYTWLVNASGLTGFIAWVGIAISHYRFRRAYIAQGKQLSDLKYKAKWFPFGPIFALIISMGVIIGQDPASFTNLNWEKIAVTYLSVPLFIILFVTYKIRYKTKKIKLEDVDLTKHR from the coding sequence ATGAGCGAGCAACAAGATGGTATGAAACGTAATTTGAAAACACGCCATGTATCTATGATAGCTTTAGGAGGGTCAATTGGGACGGGACTTTTTGTTGCTTCTGGTGCTACAGTGGCTCAGGCAGGGCCTTTTGGTGCAATTGTGGCCTATCTGGCTATCGGTGTCATGGTTTACTTTTTAATGACAAGTTTGGGTGAAATGGCAACTTACGCGCCGACTTCAGGTTCCTTTTCTGATTATGCTGGCAAATATGTTGATCCGGCATTGGGTTTTGCTATGGGGTGGAATTACTGGTTTAACTGGGCAATTACATTAGCTGTCGATATTGTAGCGGTTGGCTTGGTATCGAAATTTTGGTTTCCTGATGTACCAGGTTGGATTTTTTCAGCCGTTGCCTTAGTATTCATTTTTTTAATTAATCTATTTTCAGTCGGCGCGTTTGGTGAAGCAGAATTTTGGCTATCAATGATTAAAGTAATCACAATTATTGCCTTTCTTATTGTTGGATTGGCCACGATTTTTGGTGTTATACATTCTGATGTGAATGTTATGAAAAACTTATCTGTTGGTAACCATGGCTTTGTTGGCGGACCACAAGCTATTTTGTCAGTTTTTGTTGTTGCTGGTTTTTCATTTCAAGGAACAGAATTAATTGGTATTACTGCCGGTGAGGCAGAAAATCCTGATAAATCAGTGCCAAAAGCAATTAATCAAGTATTTTGGCGTATTCTATTGTTCTATATTTTAGCAATTTTTGTTATCTCAGCCTTGGTATATTACCGTGATCCACGCTTGCTAAGTTCTTCTACAGAAAATATTGCTGTATCACCATTTACAATTGTTTTTAAAAATGCAGGAATTGCGTTTGCTGCAAGTTTAATGAACGCAGTTATTTTAACATCAATTGTGTCGTCAGCAAATTCTGGTTCTTACGCGTCAACCCGTATGCTGTATGCTATGGCACGTAAAGGCGAAGCGCCTAAAATATTTGCTAAGCTATCAAAGCGTGGGGTGCCGGTTGCAGCGTTAATTCTAACAACTATTATTGGCTTGTTAGCTTTTATTTCTAACACTAAAGGTGGATCGGTAGCCTATACGTGGTTAGTGAATGCTTCAGGTTTGACAGGTTTTATCGCTTGGGTTGGAATTGCAATTTCGCATTATCGTTTCCGACGAGCATATATTGCTCAAGGTAAACAATTAAGTGATCTAAAATATAAAGCTAAATGGTTTCCTTTTGGCCCAATATTTGCTTTGATTATTTCGATGGGTGTTATTATTGGTCAAGATCCTGCAAGCTTCACGAATTTAAATTGGGAAAAAATAGCTGTGACGTATTTATCAGTTCCACTATTTATTATTTTGTTTGTGACCTATAAAATTCGTTATAAGACAAAAAAAATTAAATTGGAAGATGTTGATTTGACAAAACATCGATAA
- a CDS encoding LCP family protein yields MEPKPNSRLNRHQSPSHKLRNSILFLMAILLIVVSFFIWRTISSTKGVVDKSYAGAGLTKSRNVSNVIKSGRPISILLYGTDTGELGRTYRGRTDSMMLLLINPKTKQTTMVSLPRDAMVSIVGYEDTFPQKLNAAYAYGSTATSIKTVEAFLNIPIDFYALVNMGGLANMVNQVGGISVDSPLDFTYSQETAHDYGPNLYRFHKNSDKYEHSDDNGKTWSKSKTKMNGDAALAFSRMRYDDPEGDYGRQKRQRIVLEGLIKKSANVSTLLNKEFMSTISSNVRTDLTFGDMTTMASKYIDAKNDIITEHMQGVSTSYPDSEGNNVSYEVIPQKEKQRATNLIREALGLKYEQTGLPYGGEIPAGLSTTATSLRPVGDNSTATSTSDK; encoded by the coding sequence ATGGAACCTAAACCAAACTCACGTTTAAATCGTCATCAAAGTCCCAGTCACAAATTGCGTAATAGTATTCTTTTTTTAATGGCAATACTATTAATCGTTGTTAGCTTCTTTATATGGCGAACAATCAGTAGCACAAAAGGTGTTGTTGACAAATCTTATGCTGGCGCTGGTTTAACTAAATCTCGTAATGTCTCTAATGTTATTAAAAGTGGCCGTCCTATTTCAATCTTATTGTATGGTACAGACACTGGTGAACTAGGACGCACATATCGTGGCCGTACGGATTCGATGATGTTGCTCTTGATCAACCCAAAAACAAAACAGACAACCATGGTTTCATTACCTCGTGACGCAATGGTTTCTATTGTCGGATATGAAGATACATTTCCTCAAAAACTTAACGCAGCTTATGCCTATGGCTCAACAGCAACATCAATTAAAACCGTAGAAGCATTTCTAAACATTCCAATTGATTTTTATGCTTTGGTCAACATGGGCGGCTTAGCCAACATGGTAAATCAGGTTGGTGGTATTTCAGTTGATTCACCACTCGATTTCACGTATAGTCAAGAAACTGCCCACGATTATGGTCCTAATCTTTACAGATTCCATAAGAACAGTGACAAATATGAACATTCTGATGATAATGGTAAAACTTGGTCTAAGTCAAAAACAAAGATGAACGGTGACGCTGCGTTAGCTTTCTCTCGCATGCGTTATGATGATCCTGAGGGCGACTATGGCCGTCAAAAACGTCAACGTATCGTCTTAGAAGGTTTAATAAAAAAATCTGCCAATGTCTCAACGTTGTTAAACAAAGAATTTATGTCCACTATTTCAAGCAACGTTCGCACAGATTTAACTTTTGGTGATATGACAACAATGGCTAGCAAGTACATCGATGCTAAAAATGATATTATTACTGAACATATGCAGGGTGTAAGCACAAGTTACCCTGATTCTGAAGGCAATAACGTGTCTTATGAAGTTATCCCTCAAAAAGAAAAACAACGTGCAACTAACTTAATACGTGAAGCTTTGGGCTTAAAATATGAACAAACTGGCCTACCATATGGTGGGGAGATACCTGCTGGATTATCAACAACTGCCACATCTTTACGTCCAGTTGGAGACAACAGTACTGCAACAAGTACTAGTGACAAGTGA
- a CDS encoding FtsW/RodA/SpoVE family cell cycle protein translates to MQRTPSRQMSSRTSGSELDWGIILALLLFMIIGLSSIFQAALHSQYGTMQMALRTTIVQGVFWIIGTLIIIFLLRFDASQLWRLAPIAYGLGIFLLVAVLVLYDRQMANLTGAKSWFVLGPISFQPSEVVKPAFILMLSRVVAQHNRLYEHHTTRSDGLLLGKMALWFLPIAVLIALQNDLGTLLVFIAIFGGVALVSGITWRILAPVIGIVATIGVTLLALVTSATGKIILDALGFKLYQFDRIQTWLHPDQDTSASGYQTFQSLKAIGSGQLTGNGFGNLKVYVPVRESDMIFSVIGESFGFIGGAILIALYFGLIYRLIRATFKAQNAFYAYIATGVVMMVLFHVFENIGMSIGLLPLTGIPLPFISQGGSSLLGNLIGVGLILTIGYQQQNDTFKEATGFSI, encoded by the coding sequence ATGCAGCGTACACCATCACGACAAATGAGTAGCCGTACATCCGGTTCAGAACTAGACTGGGGTATTATTTTAGCGCTATTATTATTTATGATTATTGGATTGAGTTCTATTTTTCAAGCAGCACTCCATTCTCAGTATGGAACGATGCAAATGGCTTTAAGAACGACCATTGTGCAAGGTGTTTTTTGGATAATTGGCACATTGATTATTATATTCCTATTACGTTTTGATGCCTCTCAACTTTGGCGTTTGGCACCGATAGCTTATGGGTTAGGTATCTTTTTATTAGTTGCTGTTTTAGTTCTGTATGACAGGCAGATGGCAAATTTAACAGGAGCTAAATCCTGGTTTGTTCTAGGGCCTATTTCATTTCAACCATCTGAAGTTGTTAAACCAGCATTTATTTTAATGTTGAGTCGAGTTGTTGCACAGCATAATAGATTATACGAACATCATACAACGCGATCGGACGGACTTTTGTTAGGAAAAATGGCACTTTGGTTTTTGCCAATTGCTGTGCTAATTGCCTTGCAAAACGATTTGGGAACATTGTTAGTATTTATTGCTATATTTGGAGGTGTTGCTTTGGTCTCTGGCATTACGTGGCGAATTTTAGCACCTGTGATTGGTATCGTAGCAACGATAGGTGTGACATTACTAGCACTTGTGACCTCAGCTACTGGCAAAATAATTCTGGATGCATTGGGATTTAAATTATATCAATTTGATCGTATTCAAACTTGGTTGCATCCGGATCAAGATACATCAGCTTCAGGATACCAAACATTTCAGAGTTTAAAGGCAATTGGATCTGGACAACTAACTGGTAATGGGTTTGGCAATTTAAAAGTCTATGTGCCAGTTCGAGAATCTGATATGATTTTTTCAGTTATTGGCGAAAGTTTTGGCTTTATTGGTGGGGCAATATTAATTGCCTTGTATTTTGGCCTGATTTATAGACTGATACGAGCAACATTTAAAGCACAAAACGCTTTTTATGCTTATATTGCAACGGGTGTTGTCATGATGGTTTTGTTTCATGTTTTTGAAAATATTGGTATGAGTATTGGGTTGCTACCATTAACTGGTATCCCATTACCATTTATATCTCAAGGTGGTTCCTCGTTACTTGGTAACTTAATTGGCGTGGGTTTAATTCTAACAATTGGTTATCAGCAACAAAATGACACTTTTAAAGAAGCAACAGGATTTTCAATTTAA
- a CDS encoding rod shape-determining protein, which yields MAKDIGIDLGTANVLIYVEGKGIVLNEPSVVAVDDKTDRVLAVGSEAYRMVGRTPGNIRAVRPLKDGVISDFDVTEAMLTYFVDKLNVKGFMSKPNIMICAPTNITEIERKAIIQAAEKAGGAKVYLEYEPKVAAVGAGLDIFKPIGSMVIDMGGGTSDIAVLSLGDIVVSESIRVAGDKMNFDIVAYLKKHHNLIVGERTAETIKIQIGSALPVDEPLTMEVRGRDNFEGMPKTITIHSNEVEEALHDTLQQIVRAAHSVLSKLPPELAADIIDRGIMLTGGGALLHGMDQLLADALEVPVVVSDSPLDNVAKGAGALLEHMKSNRKGL from the coding sequence ATGGCAAAAGATATTGGCATTGATTTGGGAACAGCCAACGTTCTCATTTATGTAGAAGGCAAGGGCATTGTATTAAATGAGCCATCAGTGGTGGCAGTTGATGACAAGACCGATCGCGTGTTGGCAGTTGGTTCAGAAGCTTATCGTATGGTAGGCCGGACACCAGGAAATATTCGTGCCGTGCGGCCGCTAAAAGATGGTGTTATTTCGGACTTTGATGTGACGGAAGCGATGCTAACGTATTTTGTGGACAAACTTAACGTGAAGGGATTCATGTCGAAGCCAAATATTATGATTTGTGCACCAACTAATATTACTGAAATTGAGCGTAAAGCTATTATTCAAGCTGCTGAAAAAGCTGGTGGCGCCAAAGTATATTTAGAATATGAACCAAAAGTTGCAGCAGTTGGTGCAGGATTAGATATTTTTAAGCCAATTGGATCCATGGTTATTGATATGGGTGGTGGTACGTCGGATATTGCTGTACTGTCATTGGGGGATATCGTTGTTTCTGAGTCAATTCGTGTGGCTGGTGATAAAATGAACTTTGATATCGTTGCTTACTTAAAAAAACACCATAACTTAATTGTTGGTGAACGGACAGCAGAAACAATTAAAATTCAAATTGGTTCTGCATTGCCTGTTGATGAACCTTTGACTATGGAAGTTCGTGGTCGTGATAATTTCGAAGGTATGCCAAAGACGATTACAATTCACTCTAACGAGGTAGAAGAAGCGTTACATGACACACTACAACAGATTGTTCGCGCAGCACATTCAGTTTTGTCAAAACTCCCCCCAGAATTGGCAGCAGATATTATTGATCGTGGGATTATGCTAACAGGTGGTGGGGCACTTCTTCATGGCATGGATCAATTACTGGCTGATGCATTAGAAGTGCCAGTCGTTGTTTCTGATTCACCACTTGACAATGTTGCCAAGGGAGCAGGCGCTTTGCTTGAACACATGAAATCAAATCGTAAAGGGTTATAA
- a CDS encoding DUF2969 family protein → MRKKNQNFSVDLVVVTDQTQVMIDNKQVGYIEKADRGFVGYFGQQAVINQAKTQDDALQAILASFNLYQ, encoded by the coding sequence ATGCGGAAAAAGAATCAAAATTTTAGTGTAGACCTTGTAGTTGTGACAGACCAAACGCAAGTGATGATTGATAATAAACAAGTTGGTTATATCGAAAAAGCAGACCGCGGTTTTGTGGGGTATTTTGGACAACAAGCAGTTATTAATCAAGCTAAGACACAGGATGACGCTTTACAGGCTATTCTAGCTAGTTTTAATTTATATCAATAA
- a CDS encoding DUF2785 domain-containing protein has product MDELKEIKKKFSVLRQKTRKGDIFQSLGPLMSDNLMTLPSQGTTPVVLPKNGEHALERFQTYDHQLDIRTEGMLDNIKVTTISDEDIQLAITQLANPLPKYRDTGAFLFLSDIIQNELISEDQLRLLTQRLVSDEQLFSHILEPENDGIYGRSFSILVLSLLLFTQRTKIHFMSADQMDLVINQVALYVALERDTRGFIGTNGWAHAFTHIGNVLAELFMMPQLMRADKLFLLASMLAGYRELKQPLMMGETERLVEVVIYAANAHELYADYILLTLKLWRKDLVTQRDLKTEAQWHQLYNRSRFFHEIILRGSQNVPKKLYDYAEQTKDYLT; this is encoded by the coding sequence ATGGATGAACTAAAAGAAATCAAAAAAAAATTTAGTGTTTTACGTCAAAAAACGCGCAAGGGTGATATATTTCAATCATTAGGTCCACTAATGTCAGACAATTTGATGACGTTGCCATCTCAAGGCACTACGCCAGTTGTGTTACCTAAAAATGGCGAACATGCTTTGGAGCGATTTCAAACATACGATCATCAGTTAGATATACGCACTGAGGGGATGTTAGATAATATAAAAGTAACGACAATTTCTGATGAAGATATACAGTTAGCGATCACACAACTAGCCAACCCGTTACCAAAATATCGTGATACAGGTGCTTTTTTGTTTCTAAGTGATATAATACAAAATGAGTTGATTTCTGAAGATCAACTTCGTTTATTAACGCAACGTCTTGTGTCAGATGAACAATTATTTTCACATATTTTAGAACCAGAAAATGATGGGATTTATGGCCGATCGTTCAGCATATTAGTGCTATCGTTATTGCTCTTTACACAACGAACTAAAATACACTTTATGTCTGCAGATCAAATGGATCTTGTTATTAACCAAGTAGCTTTATATGTGGCTCTTGAACGTGATACACGAGGGTTTATTGGTACAAACGGTTGGGCACACGCATTTACGCATATTGGAAATGTATTGGCTGAACTTTTTATGATGCCACAACTAATGCGTGCGGATAAATTATTTTTGTTGGCAAGTATGTTAGCTGGTTATCGTGAATTGAAACAACCGTTAATGATGGGTGAAACTGAGCGATTAGTTGAAGTTGTTATATATGCGGCTAATGCTCATGAACTGTATGCTGATTATATCCTATTAACATTGAAATTATGGCGAAAAGATCTTGTCACGCAGCGTGATTTGAAAACAGAAGCACAATGGCATCAATTATATAATAGGTCACGTTTTTTTCACGAAATTATTTTGCGTGGATCACAAAACGTACCAAAAAAATTGTATGATTATGCTGAACAAACAAAAGATTACTTAACTTAA